The following is a genomic window from Solanum lycopersicum chromosome 6, SLM_r2.1.
ATAATAGCTTACTCTACctttctccacttaaataccatGTTTTTGTCTGTAGCAGCGTACGAACCAtgacatttgtctaacccacaCATTACGTGTAGCGTTCTTACCCCTAGATCAAACTAATGGGggcatttttcatttcttttttttaatccatCCTTTTCTCATACTTGGTGGATGGTGGAATTCTTAAAGATTCTACTGTTGCACCAAGTACATGACATGCTATCTCATAACAGTCAACTAATGGCTAGAGTAAATCATGAACTTCCTGAAAGGCCAGACTAATGGCTAGAGTAAATCATGAACTTCCTGAAATGCCAGACTAACATATGAGCTGTCACATTttctctcaaaaaaataaataacatatgaGCTGTTACATCTATGGCAAAGGTGGTACTTCTTTACTGATTGATCAACATGATGGCTTTACTTTGAAATGGTACTTCTTAATTTTAATCTACTCTAATTGTGAATGCAGGTTGTTTATTCTGGAGCAGTTTTGGAAGTCTGCATGAGAAAACTAGTTTTCTATCCCGAAGTCGTTGGGTTCATTGAAGAAGAGAAAGACCAATTCCCTTTTGTAAAAGTTCAATATGCATTTAATTCTCCACCAAAGTTGATCATGTTGGATGATCACGGAGAGCAAAAGGAAACCATTAGGTCATCTTCCTTCATctctgtttcccttctttcctTAGTGTTTTGAGTCTGAGCACTACAGATTTGTGTTTCTATAATACCTCTACATTGCATTGAGCATGTTCTGTATTAGTCATCAGGACCGTTATGGCCagatatattttctaaatcCTCCTCTTTCATGTCTTCCTATTCCATTTTCGGGAAACATGATTATATTCAGCCATACAGGTAGACAGTCATCTAGTTGTCACCAAAAATTAACTTTTGGGTCATGAGTCATGAGTGTGTGGCACATGCTAAAAGATTTCAGAGAACTTAGTGTCCTCGGGAAGCCTGAGTACATGGAGTTGCAATTCACAGCTTTAAGTAAatttttcctgatgaaaattaGTTTGCACCCTGTGCATTGCATCAAGTAGAATCATTCCTTTTGTACGCATGTTTGATAACAGCCAAATCTTTATTCTGGTTATCTAATGTATTCGATACATTTTACAGAATTGATAACTGGAAACGTGAGCACATATTGCAGTTCTTGAAAGAGAAGGTTAAGCCATCATCCGATATCTAATGTGGCTGGTAATCTAGTCCCGTTTTGATCAAGAGCAGTGTTAAGTGTTCAGCCTGCATCTAGTTTCAGAAAACTCCAGTTCCCCACTTATTGTTTTTAAGAAACTGTGAGATGAGATTAATTGCTACACACAAGTTCAAAAGCTACTTTCATTTACAAAACATGCAACTGGATCCTTGTGCTTTTGACGTATCGTTTGGTTTCGTCAGTCctgctctctctctctctctctttttctatAACTTTCTTTAATTACTCATTACCAGATTATTGTTAGGAATACCCCAGAGAAGGGAACACATCATATTATGAAGGATAATTACATGAGGAGTTGGAATATCCAGTTAGCTGTGCAAGCCTGCTTCTCTATAATAGTGTGTGAACTGAAATTGTCTTCCTGTATCATCTTTATTGATTATGGTCCCAAATAGGATGATCTTAGCCATGAGGATAATTCTTTCTATTCAGTATTATAAAGggaataaatttcataaaatatacaatGAAATGGTTTCATTTGTACCAAATATAGTGTAACTCAGAAGGGAATGGAAAGAGTATGATTACTAGATTGGGAGCAGTCTCTTGGAAAACCCGGACTTTACCAATCTTTGCACCACCAGAAACATTGCAAATCCCTAATAATGCCACAAGTATGAACTTTGTGGAAATCCCTAATACTGCCAGGGAGCATTATGAAGGCTGAAAAACATCTTATATGGACAATGTGTCTATGCTTTAACTGAAAAACCATAAACCTTGATGACTACCAGGCACTTGACAACTGATAAATGCACCAACATAGGCGCAGACGCTGGAGATAACAATATCCATATCTGCTATGGTTCCACGCAAGAAGAAAGTAGTTTTAAAAGATATCTCTAGTAAGAGAAAGAAAAGGTGATGTTTCCTGGACTTAAACAAACAAATGTAGATTGTATATATGTTGGAAAAACAAGACTGACATCCAGCCAAGCATgtaaaataagaattttgactCTTCTACTTGGTGCACACATTGTCACTGGTATTCCTTTTGGACTAGTCAAATGGAAGATTGATGAAAGAACTTGTGGGAACAAGAGTAACCAATTGGGAGCAGTACTTGGAAAACCAGTGATGAGTAATGAGGTAACACAAAGGGTGAGGGCAGTTAATGGAGAAAAGGCATGTAGAAGAACGGCAAAGAGGAGGGGAGAATGGTGCCGCGGAAACTGTGGTTATGCTTCAGCTCAGATACTCATGCTATACAAATATTTTCCATTTAAATATCCAAGCTTATATTCTATCAGCAATTATCTATTCAGGTGTTGAACCAAAATCTGAGCTCTACACAGTTAGctttattgaaaagttataCATGTCCTCAGTTCCAAAATTTGTTGTGTCAACCTACACCTGCATGCCCCCCTCCCTCTCTCGCCATGTTACCGAGGTTCTATCAGAGAAAGAGGGTTAAGAAACACAACATGGCAGTTTCACACCTAAATGTACGGTGAACAGTCTCTCCGGTGACCCACGAATTAAGACTCCGGTTGAAGTCTATACCTTGTGTAACTGCATTGATGGAATACTCAAGGAGTGTTACAGGTACCTGCACAAAATGCATGAACACTACAATTACCAGACCATGATACATATCAAAccaaaaagatgataaaatagaaGACAAGTTTGACTGCTAATCTAGAGGCAAACACCGCCTTCTATAACAAAGAACTTAGGTTCTCTCTAGATATATAGTTAACTGCTTCTaagtcaaattcaaatttagtttTACTTCTTTTTGGAAACTATTATAAAGCTAGTAGGTTGATCAATTATGTAGAAAATGATAAAACTGCTCTTAATAGATATCTTCACAGTACAAAAAACAAACACAAGCAGTATAATTTCACAAGTTGGGTCTGGGGAGGGTGGTGCACGCAGCCTTGCACCTACCTTGCGTAGGCAGAGAGATTGTTTCCAATAGACCTTCACCAATATCTTCACGGTACCTTCACCAATATCTTCACCACTAGATGCTGACTTGGGATATAGAAAAGGACTCCATATTTGGGTATTATTTTTGGAGAGGAACTCTAGTCTTTGTTATTAAGAACAACATATACTCGGGTTCACCTGACTTCTTCAACAACAAGAATACTGTTACAGGGGTTCTTGGGGCAAACATCGAAGACATTGGCTACTTCAATAAGCAAGAAATTCACAAATCAGAGAGGAGGAAGAAACTAGTGACTACCTCCTCACAATTGATACTTGCCCTCCTCCTTTTTCCGGGCTTGGGACCGGCTGTGACTTGACAGGCGGAGTTACAAGGGTTTCACACAAAAACAATGCACCAAGTGTGCCAAAACAATGACACTGAGCAACAAAACAAAATGCAGCTCTACCAATAATCCAAGGACAAACATAGAAGACAATAAAATTACCTAATAACTCTCAGATCAAAAGGAGATAATTTCCTCCTAACAAAATCAAGGACATATACACTTTGGACAACCAGTAATGGAAGCAATAAAGAAACATGCAAAACTGATTTTCTCCATGGAAAGGAACATTCCAAGAACTCGTACCCAGTGCAAATACTAGCATATATATCATCAAAGTCCAATTCTAACAACAACCAAAAGACAATACCGACCAAACACCACACTGCACAAGATCAAAACCTGAAAAATAATAGACAAACATAGAACAAAGAAAAGCAATATCAATATTGATCAACTAGGAAAGATGGCATCACACAACACCTGAAACCAAATGAAGAAAGCAGCTCCGGACACCAACTCTATTTATAAAGCAACTACTTGGAAAACTGATAACAAACACAAAGAAGAACATGAATCTAAAAAAGATGCCAAAGCACATAAGACTGCTAATCTGTAAATAGAAGACCTAAGCAAGCTGTGTGCAAACCAAAATCTAACACCTTTTTCACGTAGAGAAAATCATGGAATAAAGGAGGATAAATGGAATAAAGGAGGATAATCCCAGAAGGAACTGTATGTCATCATATGCATTCAAATGGAGCATTTCAGACCTAAACAGAATTCAAAGAAAATGCGGGATGAACACTAAAAACCTTTAAGCTTGACAGTACGTGAACCACATCCCTGAAAGTGCAGAGAATTCTTGCATTCTTGATTGCTAAATATGGAAAGTAATAACTAGATACGTCaaggaaagagagagagaaattagcTTTATTTTTCATTGCCAAGGAGTTCTGTTCTAATTTGTGATTGCTAAATATAGAAAGAAAAGGATACCTTAAGTGCAAGAGGAGAGAGAATCAGCTATACTAATTGAGGTAAAAGGAGCCCGAAGATTCTACCATCTACAATGCGGGAGAACACCATCAAATGAAAAGAACAAAGGTGACCAAAGCATCACGTATAAGAGACAAGACAACTTCCTTCTAGAAGCCGGAAAGACTTACAATGGGAGCAAAATAATCAACAACCTCAGAACTGGAAAAAAGCCCGACACATCATTACAGAAGTTGGATAGCTTCTCATTTGTTATGGCTCAACCCTTCTATAGCAGATATTAATGCAGACTCCTTTTATTGGTGTTATAACGAACAAACAAAAATGTTGAAGCAGACtgcaaaaataatataacaaatacCAAAGCACCAAATAACATTATTAGATTAGGCTTACACTGTCCCCCTAAATACAGCCTCCTCTTGTAGTGGTAAGAACATAAGCATGTGGATGAATATAACAGCACAAGATACAAGAGAAACAGAGAGCAGTGCCTGTTGAGAACCTGCATGTTACACAAGCAGTCTCAACCAAGCTTCAACTTGCAGGGAAAAAAAACAGACATCTTCAGCCAAAGGACAACAATATGAGTAGGTGTACTAATTTTTCGCAGACACAAACATCAAAAGATACGCTAATCAATCTTGTTCCATTATCACTAAGAATATCACAGTATTTGTAGCAAACAAACATCTATCTTCGCAAGGTAAATGCAGTGTCAAAAGTAAGACAGGGAATAAAGCCCGACACAGCAGGGTCAGTCAACCAAGAAACTCAAAAGGCACCCAGAACGCATATTCTCACAATcccatcccccccccccccaacacacacacacacacacacagaacTATAATTCTCTACACTGGATAATAGACAATGTTCAAAAATGTCTACACTACATCCCATAATGcgcaaaaaaatcaatttgaagcCCCATAAAAAAGGCCAAAAGGAGGGGAAAATTCTAAAACACAATAGCATTTCCACAACAACTGAACAAGATAACATTAGAACTTCCCTAGCCACTTAATCACCATAAATGCAGAGCATCAGCAAAAGCAAAATACAAAAACTGCCTTTAGTTCTTATGAACATGAAGGCATAGGGAAATTGAACGGTCCTACCCAAAATGCTAATCACTaaacatatatcatatcaaaaaTGCATTATCATAATACCAAAACCAATAGGAACGAAATACACATAGAAGGATATAAATAACCAAACCACAAAACAGCTACCAAAATACTCTTCGCTTAGAACTATATTCATTGATGCAACAGAATTCCCAACTGGTCAAAGGCGGAATCCACAACCAACTAACCCACCGACCCACTCTCCCTCCGAATTAACACCTAGTGTCCTTGTTATAGACTAGATCAAACAGATTACAAACTAAATGACTACTAGCCAGTTCACAGTAACAAGAACAGCTAGGAACATACAAGAATGAAATGACAAGAAAGCCAGATTACAAACAAAAAGAGGACTCCCTAAGCAACTGTTAGCTCACACCAAGGAAAATGTAGTACATCATTAACAGGACACCAGTGCACTGCTCAAATTTCCAGAACACATCACTTTCCCCAAATCATAAAAAGAGAAAGTATGAACAAAATGTACCTACGCACCAAAAAGAACTCCAAACGCAatcaaaaagttttaaatttcatacCATAAACCAATCAGATCTATAATTATCAAGCTGGTCAGAAAGAATCACGTGACTGAAATACAGAACGTAACAACAACAGCTAAAAAACCACTCTTGCTTAAAACTATA
Proteins encoded in this region:
- the LOC101245367 gene encoding selenoprotein family protein precursor, whose product is MGVIQVALLCFVVGVLGAKAEQLSTKECENLGFTGLALCSDCRTLAEYVKDQELVSECLSCCTEDSDDAMSKVVYSGAVLEVCMRKLVFYPEVVGFIEEEKDQFPFVKVQYAFNSPPKLIMLDDHGEQKETIRIDNWKREHILQFLKEKVKPSSDI